The following coding sequences lie in one Musa acuminata AAA Group cultivar baxijiao chromosome BXJ3-1, Cavendish_Baxijiao_AAA, whole genome shotgun sequence genomic window:
- the LOC135629756 gene encoding DNA-directed RNA polymerases II, IV and V subunit 3-like: MAEKMMGGAGASRTSYQRYPRVRIREMKDDYLKFELRDTDASMANALRRVMLAEVPTIAIDLVEIEVNSSVLNDEFIAHRLGLIPLTSDDAMSMRFSRDCDACDGDGQCEFCSVEFFLSVRCDSDQTLDVTSADLQSTNPRVCPVDVAANALSSAADGYESAEQKGIIIVKLRRGQELRLRAIARKGIGKDHAKWSPAATVTFMYEPQIHINEDLMETLTLEDKRSWVESSPTKVFGIDPNTQQVVVIDAEAYTYDDEVIKKAEAMGKPGLIEIYPKEDSFIFTVESTGAIKASHLVINAIDILKQKLDAVRLQDEESDMKELTSHLGNL; this comes from the exons ATGGCGGAGAAGATGATGGGAGGCGCTGGGGCGTCGCGGACGTCGTACCAGCGGTATCCCAGGGTGCGGATCCGGGAGATGAAAGATGATTATCTGAAGTTCGAGCTACGGGACACGGACGCGAGCATGGCGAACGCCCTGCGTCGCGTGATGCTGGCGGAGGTGCCGACCATCGCCATCGACCTGGTGGAGATCGAGGTCAACTCCTCCGTCCTTAACGACGAGTTCATCGCCCATCGCCTGGGCCTCATCCCCCTTACCAGCGACGACGCCATGTCCATGCGCTTCTCCCGCGACTGTGACGCCTGCGATGGCGACGGCCAGTGCGAGTTCTGCTCCGTCGAGTTCTTCCTGAGCGTCCGCTGCGACTCGGACCAGACCCTCGACGTCACCAGCGCCGACCTCCAGAGCACCAACCCCCGCGTCTGCCCCGTCGACGTTGCCGCCAACGCCCTCTCCTCCGCTGCCGATGGCTATGAGTCCGCCGAGCAAAA GGGCATAATAATCGTGAAGTTGCGTCGTGGACAAGAGCTGAGACTTAGGGCAATTGCTAGAAAAGGGATTGGCAAGGATCACGCCAAGTGGTCACCTGCTGCAACTGTTACATTTATGTATGAACCTCAGATACATATAAACGAAGATCTGATGGAAACATTGACACTTGAAGATAAAAGAAGCTGGGTTGAGAGCAGCCCTACAAAAGTCTTTGGCATAGATCCTAATACTCAGCAG GTGGTTGTTATTGATGCCGAGGCCTACACTTATGATGATGAAGTCATAAAAAAAGCAGAGGCTATGGGTAAACCTGGGCTCATCGAGATTTATCCCAAAGAAGACAGCTTCATATTCACTGTTGAATCAACAGGTGCGATCAAGGCTTCCCATTTGGTCATCAATGCAATTGATATCCTGAAGCAAAAGCTGGATGCAGTGCGCCTTCAAGATGAGGAATCTGATATGAAAGAATTGACTTCACACCTTGGGAATTTATGA
- the LOC135628636 gene encoding uncharacterized protein LOC135628636 isoform X2, translated as MPYFSVGGILLYLSLVGSKDAAMSGRSRDGSGSGGDLQLVAVAPKTVVSTDAAVAGGGRDGAIVEYAKSGPVLREDEEDLEVKLRRIMENVPVRVSNTSGSSAGSGSGDFHQYRQMRRKEQDRLARMDADYQKRKEIAEFNMRREERLKAAEERTAKKRLKRQKKKQRKKEKKISPNSGAGPDETRKEESSDDEDSDDGDEPKN; from the exons ATGCCCTATTTCTCTGTGGGCGGAATCCTTCTTTACCTCTCACTCGTCGGATCCAAAG ACGCGGCGATGTCCGGCCGGTCGAGGGATGGCAGCGGAAGCGGTGGCGACCTCCAGTTGGTCGCGGTGGCTCCGAAGACAGTTGTTTCCACCGATGCGGCGGTGGCGGGAGGTGGACGGGATGGCGCGATCGTGGAGTATGCTAAGAGCGGGCCGGTGCTGAGAGAGGATGAAGAGGACCTCGAGGTGAAGCTTCGAAGGATCATGGAGAACGTCCCGGTTCGGGTCAGCAACACCTCCGGCAGCTCCGCCGGTTCCGGCTCCGGCGATTTCCATCAG TATCGACAAATGAGGAGGAAGGAGCAGGATAGACTTGCGAGGATGGATGCTGATTAccagaaaagaaaagagataGCAGAGTTCAATATGAGGAGGGAGGAAAGACTCAAAGCTGCAGAGGAAAGGACAGCAAAGAAACGCCTGAAACGCCAAAAGAAGAAAcagaggaagaaagagaagaaaatttcaCCAAACAGCGGAGCCGGACCAGATGAAACTCGAAAGGAAGAATCCTCGGATGATGAAGATTCCGATGATGGTGACGAACCAAAGAATTAA
- the LOC135628636 gene encoding uncharacterized protein LOC135628636 isoform X1, producing MSGRSRDGSGSGGDLQLVAVAPKTVVSTDAAVAGGGRDGAIVEYAKSGPVLREDEEDLEVKLRRIMENVPVRVSNTSGSSAGSGSGDFHQYRQMRRKEQDRLARMDADYQKRKEIAEFNMRREERLKAAEERTAKKRLKRQKKKQRKKEKKISPNSGAGPDETRKEESSDDEDSDDGDEPKN from the exons ATGTCCGGCCGGTCGAGGGATGGCAGCGGAAGCGGTGGCGACCTCCAGTTGGTCGCGGTGGCTCCGAAGACAGTTGTTTCCACCGATGCGGCGGTGGCGGGAGGTGGACGGGATGGCGCGATCGTGGAGTATGCTAAGAGCGGGCCGGTGCTGAGAGAGGATGAAGAGGACCTCGAGGTGAAGCTTCGAAGGATCATGGAGAACGTCCCGGTTCGGGTCAGCAACACCTCCGGCAGCTCCGCCGGTTCCGGCTCCGGCGATTTCCATCAG TATCGACAAATGAGGAGGAAGGAGCAGGATAGACTTGCGAGGATGGATGCTGATTAccagaaaagaaaagagataGCAGAGTTCAATATGAGGAGGGAGGAAAGACTCAAAGCTGCAGAGGAAAGGACAGCAAAGAAACGCCTGAAACGCCAAAAGAAGAAAcagaggaagaaagagaagaaaatttcaCCAAACAGCGGAGCCGGACCAGATGAAACTCGAAAGGAAGAATCCTCGGATGATGAAGATTCCGATGATGGTGACGAACCAAAGAATTAA